A portion of the Oxynema aestuarii AP17 genome contains these proteins:
- the apcD gene encoding allophycocyanin subunit alpha-B translates to MSVVSQVILNADDELRYPSTGELQSIVDFFQTGEQRLRIATTLAENEKKIVDRASKQLWQKRPDFIAPGGNAYGQRQRAQCLRDYGWYLRLVTYGVLAGDKEPIEKIGLVGAREMYNALGVPLPGMVEAIRCLKEASLGLLSEDDAAQAAPYFDYIAQGMS, encoded by the coding sequence ATGAGTGTAGTTAGCCAAGTTATTCTCAACGCTGACGACGAACTTCGTTATCCTAGCACTGGCGAACTCCAGAGCATAGTAGACTTTTTTCAAACCGGAGAACAACGGTTGCGCATTGCCACGACCCTGGCTGAAAACGAGAAGAAAATTGTCGATCGCGCCAGCAAGCAACTGTGGCAAAAACGCCCCGATTTCATCGCTCCCGGTGGAAATGCTTACGGGCAACGTCAACGGGCTCAATGCCTGCGCGATTATGGCTGGTATTTGCGTCTGGTGACCTACGGCGTTCTCGCTGGCGACAAGGAACCGATCGAAAAAATTGGTTTGGTCGGCGCCCGGGAAATGTACAACGCCCTCGGCGTTCCCCTCCCCGGGATGGTGGAAGCGATCCGGTGTTTGAAAGAAGCGTCTCTAGGGCTGTTGAGTGAAGATGATGCCGCCCAAGCTGCACCCTACTTTGACTACATCGCTCAAGGCATGTCCTAA